The DNA region GCTGTTCACGGTGCGGATTAACAATGACAGAGGAAGCATTCCAAACGTCAGCAGAATGCGGAGAATGCCTCAAAGAACCGCCACCATGGCAAAGGTTATACACATTGGGGGATTATGATTTCCCCCTTTCTCATCAAGTACAACGCTTTAAGGATCATGGTGAATCTTGGCATGTTACCGCCCTAACTCAATTGTTAGCGGAACGAATCGAGCATCCTGCTCCTATCATTACGAGTGTCCCTTTGCATTGGCAACGTTACTTAAAGCGAGGATTTAATCAGAGTCATGTCTTGGCGACACATTTAGCGCACAACTTGAATAGCAACTATCGCAATCGGGTTTTTAAACGCGTCAAAAGCGCACAATCTCAACGTGGAAATAAAAAAGCCGGTCGCGAGCAAAATTTGAAAGCAGCATTTGCCCTACACGGTGAGGTAAACTTTTCCCACATTGCTATCGTGGACGATGTTGTCACAACAGGCAGTACCGTCCGACAATTATGTCATTTACTACTTGAAGTTGGCGTAGAAAGCATCGATATTTACTGCATCTGCAGAACTCCTGCCCCTGGTTCAGGCTAGATCGCTTGGCAATGCCTTAGTATCAAAAAGACTAGACCAAGGCGGTAACAGGAGTAGAATAGCAGCAATAGCCTACAAATTTACTCAGGTATTCGTCGTGTCAAATATTACTATTACAGAAACTGCGCAAACGCATTTCGCCAACCTTTTAGGCCAACAACCTGAAGGTACTAACATTCGAGTTTTCGTTGTAAACCCAGGAACACAAAACGCAGAGTGTGGCGTGTCTTACTGCCCACCAGAAGCCATTGAAGGCACTGACACCGAAATCCCTTACAGCGGTTTCTCTGCTTTCGTTGACGAGCTAAGCCTACCTTTCCTGGAAGATGCTGAAATCGATTTCGTAACAGACAAAATGGGTTCTCAACTGACGCTTAAAGCACCTAACGCAAAAATGCGCAAAGTGTCTGACGACGCACCTCTAGTAGAGCGTGTAGAGTACGTAATCCAAACTCAAGTGAACCCTCAGCTAGCAGGTCATGGTGGTCACGTAAACCTTGTTGAAATCACTGACGACGGTATCGCTATCGTTGCATTCGGTGGCGGCTGTAACGGCTGTTCAATGGTTGATGTGACACTAAAAGAAGGCATCGAGAAAGAACTACTGAACCAATTCATTGGTGAATTGACAGCGGTTCGCGACGCAACAGAACATGACCGTGGTGATCACTCTTACTACTAAACGTTCAAAAGAACTCGGCTTTGAGAGCCAGTAAAAGTGTACATTGACGAAAAATGGGAGGCGTTTGCTTCCCATTTTTGTTTTCAATCGAACGAAGCTGAATCATCACGCTAGAAACTCGAGCCTTCTTCTCATATATTAAGAAATCTCATTAGCTTTAAAGAGCCAACGACACATAGGAGCCAGCGTTATGTCGAAAAGGACCCCACCAGAGATACTCTCTTGTCAGACGGTCGCACAATCTAAACTGTTTGCAGTGGAAGCCCTAGACCTTCGCTTCTCTAATGGTGAGTTGCGTACCTACGAGCGTATGAAACCAAGTGGGCGCGATGCTGTAATGGTTGTTCCTGTTACGGAGCAAGGCGATTTACTGCTCGTACGCGAATACGCAGCAGGCACAGAACGCTACGAGCTCGGCTTTCCGAAAGGTTTGATTGACCCAGGGGAGACTCCGCATCAAGCGGCAAATCGTGAGCTTAAAGAAGAAATTGGTTTTGGCTCTAACGCGCTAACACCACTCAAACAAGTCATCCTTGCTCCTTCTTATTTCTCCAGCAAGATGACCTTGTTCTTAGGACAAAGCCTTTACCCAGAAAAACAAGAAGGTGATGAGCCAGAACCATTAGAAATTGTTCGCTGGCCACTTGCTCAAGCCGAAGAACTATTAACGCACTTGGATTTTTGTGAAGCAAGAAGCATCACGGCGTTGATGTTGGCACTAAAACACTTACAAAACACCACTCACAACCAAAACCAATAACGGTCAAAGAGCCGAGCCATAATTGTGAGAAAGGACCATTACTTATGCCAATGACAAAAGATTTATCTCACCTGCTCCCGCAAGTCATCGAGATCGCGCGTAGTGCAGGACAATTGATTTTAGATATCTACGAAAAAAAGCAGTACGAAGCCTACATCAAAAGTGATGAGACACCGGTCACCAGTGCCGACATTGCAGCACATAAGCTAATTACAGAACGCCTAAGCGAGCTGACACCTGATATCCCCGTGCTTTCAGAAGAAGCAGCGGACATTAGCTTAGAACAACGCGCACAGTGGGAACGTTACTGGTTAGTTGACCCTCTTGATGGTACACAAGAATTCATCGCACGCAGTGGTGACTTCGCGACCATCATTGCTCTGATCGACAACAACAAGCCAACCATGGGAGTAGTTTACGGTCCAGTTTCTGGCGTAACTTACTATGCTTACAATGGCAAAGGTGCCTGGAAGATCCCAGACATGTCAGAGAGTGTGAAAATTCATACCCA from Vibrio hyugaensis includes:
- a CDS encoding amidophosphoribosyltransferase, with translation MLSDQWQNIMHRVLGSQCGLCRFPISPDQQPNLMRWCDSCFHHLTLRKRCSRCGLTMTEEAFQTSAECGECLKEPPPWQRLYTLGDYDFPLSHQVQRFKDHGESWHVTALTQLLAERIEHPAPIITSVPLHWQRYLKRGFNQSHVLATHLAHNLNSNYRNRVFKRVKSAQSQRGNKKAGREQNLKAAFALHGEVNFSHIAIVDDVVTTGSTVRQLCHLLLEVGVESIDIYCICRTPAPGSG
- the nfuA gene encoding Fe-S biogenesis protein NfuA, which produces MSNITITETAQTHFANLLGQQPEGTNIRVFVVNPGTQNAECGVSYCPPEAIEGTDTEIPYSGFSAFVDELSLPFLEDAEIDFVTDKMGSQLTLKAPNAKMRKVSDDAPLVERVEYVIQTQVNPQLAGHGGHVNLVEITDDGIAIVAFGGGCNGCSMVDVTLKEGIEKELLNQFIGELTAVRDATEHDRGDHSYY
- the nudE gene encoding ADP compounds hydrolase NudE, producing the protein MSKRTPPEILSCQTVAQSKLFAVEALDLRFSNGELRTYERMKPSGRDAVMVVPVTEQGDLLLVREYAAGTERYELGFPKGLIDPGETPHQAANRELKEEIGFGSNALTPLKQVILAPSYFSSKMTLFLGQSLYPEKQEGDEPEPLEIVRWPLAQAEELLTHLDFCEARSITALMLALKHLQNTTHNQNQ
- the cysQ gene encoding 3'(2'),5'-bisphosphate nucleotidase CysQ, yielding MPMTKDLSHLLPQVIEIARSAGQLILDIYEKKQYEAYIKSDETPVTSADIAAHKLITERLSELTPDIPVLSEEAADISLEQRAQWERYWLVDPLDGTQEFIARSGDFATIIALIDNNKPTMGVVYGPVSGVTYYAYNGKGAWKIPDMSESVKIHTHKHEQPGQNIAIAISRRQDINRITSRMSSAWNYDLIPLGSAALKACLVAEGAVDCYLRLGPTGEWDTAATQCIVEEAGGRILSTQLEPLSYNERETLENPNFIVLGDADLPWDEILQRKD